The Streptomyces sp. NBC_00659 genomic interval ATGACCACGGCCATCACCGCCTGATCATCGACCCGGCGGCCGACAACGCCGCGGCGATCCGCTGCTACGCCAAGGTCGGCTTTCGCCCGGTCGGCATCATGCGGCGGTACGAGCGTGGCCTGGACGGCAGTTGGCACGACGGCCTTCTCATGGACCTTCTGGCCGACGAGGTGGTGCGCTGATCACCGGCGGCCACCGACCGGGTTGTACAGGCGCCTCGCCGAAGCTGCGCCGACTGCCGGACGGTGACGGCGGCCGGTAGGCCTCGATGGCGGGCGGACGGCGGGCGGCGGCCATGGGGACCTTGGCTGCCCCCTCGCCCGGCCGCCGTTAACATCACGGCATGTCGATTCGGAAGCAGACCGTGCCGCCGAGGCCGCTCATGGTCGGTGACGTCGTGAGCGCTCGTTCGCGCAGTCTTGGGAGGTGGACGGCCGCTCAGATAGTCCGACTCGATGCCGATTCACAGACGGCGGCCGTGCTCGAGCTGGACTGGTCGGGACCCGAACCGTCGTCCGTGGCCGACCTCGGCGATGTCGTCCCGCTCAGGCTGACCCACCACGCGTGGAACGGGACGCTGTCCTTCTGCAACCACACCTGGGTGCTGCCCCGCAGCCACAGAGTCATCGGAGCGATGCCCCTGCTCCATGACGAACCGTCGAACTCCTGGGCCTCCGGATGGCACCTCGGCGACCAACTCGCCCGACAACGGCGGTGGGACAACGGCCTCCACGAGGACCCGGTCGAAGCCTGGAAGGCGGAGTACACCGGAGAGACGGTCAATGAATTCCTCAGCCGGTCAACAGCACCACAAGCGCAGGTCACACAGTTGACGATCACGGACATCGACTCCCTCGACTGCGCTCAACTCGTCCGGTGTTTCCCCGAGGTGACCTGGCTCCATCTGCATGGGCGTCTTGGCCTCCTGTCCGCCGCGGGCGAGCTGAACAGGTTGTCCTCCCTCCAGAGGATCCGCATCGCCGACCTGTTCGGCATGACCGGAGAGGACAGTCTTCGACCGCAGCGCGTGCCGGAGCTGGAATCGGTGGACCTCTACAGCGTCCCTGCCGAATACGCCTCGGCCATGCGCGGTACCTGGCGACCAGAGATCCCGGCAGGCACCTACGTGTCCGTCCACCAGGCCCGCAAGGCCGCATGGGTCGAGGAGAACCGGAACAACCCGTTGCGCGACTGGGACGGCCGCGAGCCGATCAGTACCACCGTCTACAAGCGGGCTGTCGCCCAGTACAAGACGACGCGGACGGCGATCCTTCAGGTGCTCGCCGAAGAGTCCGCAGTCGACCGACTGAACCGCGTGGAGGAGATCGGGCGTTCCTACGGTGAGGCGTTCAATCAGCTCGACCGCCGATCGGGCTTCATCGAGACGGTCGAGCGCGAAGAGCTCTTCGCCGCCCTGGACCACATCGTGAACGAGGCCGAGGCACTCCACGGCCCCGGCCACGAAGACGTCCGTGCCGGCCTCGTCTCGGGAGTCGAGTCCGTCCGGGACTGGTAGTTCGTGCTGCCGGCGTTGGGCATGCCGCCCTGGGGTGAGGCGGTGCGGGTGAAGGGGCTTCGGGCAGGGTCTACGCGTAGCGCTCGAACAGGGCAGCCATGTAGTTCTCGAGCCTGCTCGTCAACAGGGCAGGGGTCAGATCCGTGCGGCCCAGTTCGCGCCAGGGGACGGCGACCTTCTCCGCGTCCGGGGCGAAGGCCAGGGCGTCGATGAGCCTCCAGTACAGGTGCGCCGAGCGCCGTTCGGCCAGTCGCCCTCCCGCGGCGAGGTACCGGTCCGCGAAGCTCATTCCCAGGGGAACACCGTGGAGCAGGGCCAGGGCTGTCGAACAGTGGGCCACATCGAGGTCGGCCGGTCCCCACGAGGTCTCCACCCAGTCGACCACACCGCTGAGACGGAGGTCGTGCCCCTCGCCTTCGAAGAGAACATTGCCCGGGTGGAAGTCCCGGTGGAGGAAACAGGACCGGTGATCGGGAGGACCCTGCCGGATGACATCGACGGCCCGCTGCCACAGCTCCGGCCGCAGCGTGGACTCAGGTGGCGTCACCCGTTCCGGCGAAGTCCAGGCCTGCCAAGTCCGCGGCCTCGCCTGTGCGGGGACCTCGATCCGATGAATGCGCAACAGTTGCGCGGCCAGCAGATCAGCCCGGCGCTCAGCATCTCGATCGTCCAGGCGGACGGACCCGGGCAGCGACGACATCAGCAAGGACGGGTAGTCGCAGCGCGTCCCGGCCGAGTCGACGTCCACGAGCACGGCAGCGGGCACGGACGTCTCCCCGAGCAGGCGCAGAATCGCGGCTTCGCGGGACAGCAAACCATCCGCGTGCCGGACGTAGAAGGGCTTCTCGAAGGACCGCAGCACCAGAACCCGCCGACCGTCGGGCCCCGAAATGCGCAGGCTGCGCATGTGCGAGGTCCAACCACCTCGCAAGCGCTCGGCACCTTCTATCCGCTCCCCTTCAGCGAGCCTCTTCTCCACCCACGATCGCGTGGCACCCCAGTCATGCGCCTCACGATCGTCTCCGGCTCGCCCGTCCTCACCCTTGATCATGAGGGGCAGGCTATCGACACCGTGGACGGACGACACATCCTTGGCACGCATCGCGAGGCGCCGACCCGTCCGGGCGGCCTCGCTTGCCTGTTGGGGCGATTGACGCGTCACCGTGATGGGTCATCAGCGGCCGTACGGTCAGTGGTTGTCGCCCTCGTTCGGGCCGTGCGGTTCGTCGGAGAGCAGGTCTTCGGCGCGGCCGTCGAGGGCGTATTGCATTTCGGCGGAACGGGGCAGCATGGTCTTCTCGTAGCCCTGGACGGCATCGTCGATGGTGTCGTGGCGGGCGAGGGCGAGAGCGAGTTCGCAGGCGTCGAGCATGGCGAGGTTGACGCCGACGCCGAGCGGGGGCATGAGGTGGGCGGCGTCCCCGAGCAGAGTGACGGTGGGGTTGTGTTCCCACGTGTGGGGGACGGGCAGTGCGTACAGCGGGCGGTCGATGTAGGGGCCGTCATTGTCGCGGAGCATCTGCCGCAGGCGGGGGGACCAGTCGCGGTAGCGGTCGAGGAGGACGGCCCGGATGCCGTCGGTGTCCTGGGGTGTGAGGCCCCCGGCGGTGATCCAGTCGGCGGGTACGCGCTGGATGACGTAAACCCGGATGTGGTCGCCGCTGTTGCGCTGGGCGAACAGACCGCGCTCGCCGTCGCCCGCGGCGGCGCTGCCCCGGCCGACGAGTTCCGCGAGGTCAGGGTGCCGGTTGTCGACGTCGTGGAACCACGCCTCGAGGAAGCTGATGCCGGTGTACCGAGGCGTGGCGTCGGAGAGGACGCGGCGCACCTTGGACCAGGCGCCGTCGGCGCCGATGACGAGATCGGCCTCGACGCTCGTTCCGTCGGTGAAGCGCAGCAGACGGGGTCCCTGAGAGGGGCCGCCGACCGAACGCAGGGTGTGGCCCCAGCGCACGGTGCCGGGCTGGAGGGAGTTCAGGAGGAGGTCGCGGAGCTGTCCGCGGTCGATCTCGGGCTTGAAGCGCTCGCCTTCCCCGGGGAGGTGATGGAAGCCGATCGTGCCCGTCGCGTGGTCGAGTTGGCGCATCTCCTGCCCTTCGGGGCGGCAGAGACGGAAGAAGTCGTCCAGCAGTCCGGCCTCGCGCAGGGCGATCTGGCCGTTGTCCTCGTGCAGATCGAGGGTGCCGCCCTGGTCGCGGGCCTCCGGCCCGGCTTCGTGGTCGTAGACGGTGACGCTGATCCCGTGCTGCTGGAGGATCCGCGCGCAGGTCAGACCGCCGGGGCCGGCTCCGACGACGGCGATGCGGGGGGTGGGGTCGGTGTTCATGGTGGTGCTCCGTTCGTGCGGGGCGGCGGGGCGCTGGGGCC includes:
- a CDS encoding phosphotransferase family protein; translation: MIKGEDGRAGDDREAHDWGATRSWVEKRLAEGERIEGAERLRGGWTSHMRSLRISGPDGRRVLVLRSFEKPFYVRHADGLLSREAAILRLLGETSVPAAVLVDVDSAGTRCDYPSLLMSSLPGSVRLDDRDAERRADLLAAQLLRIHRIEVPAQARPRTWQAWTSPERVTPPESTLRPELWQRAVDVIRQGPPDHRSCFLHRDFHPGNVLFEGEGHDLRLSGVVDWVETSWGPADLDVAHCSTALALLHGVPLGMSFADRYLAAGGRLAERRSAHLYWRLIDALAFAPDAEKVAVPWRELGRTDLTPALLTSRLENYMAALFERYA
- a CDS encoding FAD-dependent oxidoreductase, producing MNTDPTPRIAVVGAGPGGLTCARILQQHGISVTVYDHEAGPEARDQGGTLDLHEDNGQIALREAGLLDDFFRLCRPEGQEMRQLDHATGTIGFHHLPGEGERFKPEIDRGQLRDLLLNSLQPGTVRWGHTLRSVGGPSQGPRLLRFTDGTSVEADLVIGADGAWSKVRRVLSDATPRYTGISFLEAWFHDVDNRHPDLAELVGRGSAAAGDGERGLFAQRNSGDHIRVYVIQRVPADWITAGGLTPQDTDGIRAVLLDRYRDWSPRLRQMLRDNDGPYIDRPLYALPVPHTWEHNPTVTLLGDAAHLMPPLGVGVNLAMLDACELALALARHDTIDDAVQGYEKTMLPRSAEMQYALDGRAEDLLSDEPHGPNEGDNH